A portion of the Saccharospirillaceae bacterium genome contains these proteins:
- the putA gene encoding bifunctional proline dehydrogenase/L-glutamate gamma-semialdehyde dehydrogenase PutA — protein sequence MSDFDAAVLFADHSQMTADDWFNVIEKQYAVDEDSYMSQLVAQAEGSDDPAAQSEFRHKSEMRARTMVEVIRADGDVAHAVDKLLQEYSLDNEEGVVLMCLAEALMRIPDSETADALIRDKLSAADWDEHMGRSDSLLVNASTWGLMLTGKITAISNRETSAGNLLSGLIQRAGEPVIRAAMNQAMKIMGKQFVLGRSIDEAIKNSKGYRAKGYTYSFDMLGEAAFTDADAERYFVSYRNALRTLAKSKGNKDWRDDRPAPSISIKLSALHPRYEESHQHLVMKELGAKVESLAEEARQHDIALTIDAEEADRLELSLRLFRQVYQSPAVRGWDKFGLVVQAYSKRATAVLGFLNALAAEQGDEIPVRLVKGAYWDSEIKHAQQLGLADYPVFTRKENSDVSYLVCARYLLSETTKGNIYPQFATHNAHTVASVAELAQQNPGRAFEFQRLHGMGDALYDRLLNDDKINVRIYAPVGAHKDLLPYLVRRLLENGANSSFVHRLVDAETPVSQLVQSPVAQASRHASFRNPHIPRAAEVFADRRNSQGYNLSVAFEREPLLASIRSFDDKQWHQASLIAGKDAHGDDIHSVFSPYDRSKKVGDVIWASAEQAQQALTIADNAWFDWNRTPVVERATCLERMADLMEQHTDELMALCAREAGKTLQDSIDEVREAVDFCRYYAQQARDGMQLPTRLPGPTGESNEHYYEGRGVFLCISPWNFPLAIFIGQVAAALVAGNTVLAKPAESTSLIAGRAVKMLHQAGVPGDVVQLLCGSGATIGNTLVPDSRITGIAFTGSTETAQHINRTLAARDGALATFIAETGGQNAMIVDSTALPEQVVADVMDSAFASAGQRCSALRVLCVQEDIAERIIELIDGALQRIEMGNPQDYSCDCGPVIDERARSGLLNHIERWRAADRVLAEAQLPEQAANGYYVAPVAIEISDIADLGREQFGPVLHVLKYKASELDQLITSINATGYGLTLGIHSRNEATAAYIESRVRVGNCYINRNQIGAVVGVQPFGGRGLSGTGPKAGGPNYLKRFATERVRTINTTAVGGNATLLSLNADD from the coding sequence ATGAGCGACTTTGATGCAGCGGTACTGTTTGCAGACCACTCCCAGATGACCGCCGATGACTGGTTTAACGTGATCGAAAAGCAATACGCGGTTGATGAAGACAGTTACATGTCGCAACTGGTGGCACAGGCTGAAGGCAGCGATGACCCTGCCGCACAAAGCGAGTTCCGTCATAAGAGCGAGATGCGCGCGCGTACAATGGTGGAAGTGATCCGCGCCGATGGCGATGTTGCTCATGCGGTGGATAAGTTATTACAGGAATACAGTCTGGATAACGAAGAAGGCGTTGTTCTGATGTGTCTGGCGGAAGCGCTGATGCGTATTCCGGATTCCGAAACGGCTGATGCGCTGATTCGTGACAAGCTGTCGGCAGCCGATTGGGACGAACACATGGGTCGTTCCGATTCTTTGTTAGTGAACGCCTCCACCTGGGGCCTGATGCTTACCGGTAAAATCACCGCCATTTCCAATCGCGAAACATCGGCGGGCAACTTGTTAAGTGGTTTAATTCAGCGCGCTGGCGAGCCTGTGATTCGCGCCGCGATGAACCAGGCTATGAAGATCATGGGCAAACAATTTGTCCTGGGTCGCAGCATCGACGAAGCCATTAAAAACAGCAAAGGTTACCGCGCCAAAGGTTACACCTACTCATTTGATATGCTTGGCGAAGCGGCCTTTACCGACGCCGATGCCGAACGCTATTTTGTGTCATACCGCAATGCCCTGCGAACGCTTGCCAAAAGCAAAGGCAACAAAGACTGGCGTGACGACCGGCCAGCACCCAGTATTTCGATTAAGCTATCGGCTTTACATCCGCGCTATGAGGAATCCCACCAGCACCTGGTGATGAAGGAACTGGGCGCCAAAGTCGAAAGCCTCGCAGAAGAAGCACGGCAGCATGATATTGCTCTGACCATTGATGCCGAAGAAGCCGACCGTCTGGAATTATCCCTGCGTCTGTTCCGTCAGGTGTATCAGAGTCCGGCGGTGAGAGGCTGGGATAAGTTCGGCTTGGTGGTCCAGGCCTACTCCAAGCGCGCCACGGCGGTGCTGGGGTTCCTTAATGCGCTGGCAGCAGAGCAAGGCGATGAAATTCCGGTTCGTCTGGTCAAAGGCGCCTATTGGGACAGCGAAATTAAACATGCGCAGCAATTAGGCCTGGCCGATTATCCGGTGTTCACCCGCAAAGAAAACTCCGATGTTTCTTATCTGGTGTGTGCCCGTTACCTGCTGAGTGAAACGACTAAGGGTAACATCTACCCGCAGTTCGCTACTCACAATGCCCACACCGTTGCCAGCGTTGCTGAACTGGCACAACAGAATCCGGGCCGGGCGTTTGAGTTCCAGCGCTTACACGGTATGGGTGACGCACTCTACGACCGCCTGTTGAACGACGACAAGATTAATGTACGCATCTATGCGCCGGTCGGTGCACACAAAGACCTGCTGCCCTACCTGGTACGACGTCTGCTGGAAAATGGCGCAAACTCCTCCTTTGTTCACCGTTTGGTGGATGCCGAAACACCGGTATCACAATTGGTGCAATCGCCGGTGGCTCAGGCCAGCCGTCATGCCTCTTTCCGTAACCCGCATATTCCTCGTGCTGCTGAGGTCTTCGCTGATCGTCGCAATTCTCAGGGATACAACCTGTCAGTGGCATTTGAGCGCGAACCACTGCTGGCGAGTATTCGTAGCTTCGACGACAAACAATGGCATCAAGCCTCATTGATTGCTGGCAAAGACGCCCACGGTGACGATATCCACAGTGTCTTCAGTCCATACGATCGCAGCAAAAAAGTGGGGGATGTGATCTGGGCATCGGCTGAGCAAGCCCAGCAGGCACTCACCATCGCCGATAACGCCTGGTTCGACTGGAACCGTACCCCGGTGGTTGAGCGTGCCACCTGCCTTGAGCGCATGGCTGATCTGATGGAGCAACACACCGACGAACTGATGGCACTGTGTGCCCGCGAAGCCGGTAAAACCCTGCAAGACAGCATTGACGAAGTGCGCGAAGCCGTCGACTTTTGCCGTTATTACGCGCAACAGGCACGCGACGGTATGCAACTGCCAACCCGGCTGCCAGGGCCAACAGGGGAAAGCAACGAACATTATTATGAAGGTCGTGGTGTATTCCTGTGCATCAGCCCATGGAACTTCCCATTGGCGATCTTTATCGGTCAGGTGGCCGCTGCTTTGGTTGCGGGCAACACGGTGCTGGCAAAACCAGCGGAATCAACCTCATTAATCGCCGGTCGCGCCGTTAAGATGCTTCATCAAGCAGGTGTCCCGGGTGATGTTGTGCAACTGCTGTGTGGCTCTGGTGCCACCATTGGTAATACTCTGGTGCCGGATTCACGCATCACAGGCATTGCTTTCACCGGTTCGACTGAAACCGCACAACATATTAACCGCACGCTGGCGGCACGCGATGGCGCACTGGCAACCTTTATCGCCGAAACCGGCGGTCAGAACGCCATGATCGTGGACTCCACCGCACTGCCAGAGCAGGTGGTCGCCGATGTCATGGATTCCGCTTTCGCATCCGCAGGTCAACGCTGTTCAGCGCTGCGGGTTCTGTGCGTACAAGAGGATATTGCAGAGCGCATTATCGAATTGATCGACGGCGCATTGCAGCGCATCGAAATGGGCAATCCACAAGATTACAGCTGCGACTGCGGTCCGGTCATCGACGAACGTGCGCGCAGCGGCTTGCTGAATCATATTGAACGCTGGCGCGCTGCCGATCGCGTGCTGGCTGAAGCACAATTACCAGAGCAGGCGGCTAACGGTTATTACGTTGCTCCGGTTGCCATTGAAATCAGCGATATCGCCGACCTGGGCCGCGAACAATTTGGTCCGGTACTGCACGTACTGAAATACAAAGCCAGCGAACTGGATCAATTAATAACCAGTATTAATGCTACCGGGTATGGCCTAACGCTGGGTATCCACAGCCGTAATGAAGCCACGGCCGCTTATATCGAAAGCCGCGTCAGGGTGGGAAACTGTTACATTAATCGCAATCAGATTGGCGCCGTAGTGGGTGTGCAGCCGTTTGGTGGTCGTGGTTTATCCGGCACCGGTCCGAAAGCCGGTGGCCCTAACTATCTTAAGCGGTTTGCCACTGAACGAGTCCGTACCATCAACACCACTGCCGTTGGTGGCAACGCAACGTTGCTATCACTGAATGCTGATGATTAA
- the putP gene encoding sodium/proline symporter PutP — MDINVSTLITFIAYLGAMLWIGLWAYRKTNDLSDYILGGRSLGAWPSALSAGASDMSGWLLLGMPGYAYAAGWEASWLAGGLLLGTYLNWLIVAPRLREYSEAAGNSLTLPQYFSNRFGDRVLIRSIAAFFILLFFLFYTSSGLVAGGKLFETVFGLDYTIAVTVGTIAVVSYTFFGGFLAVSWTDLVQGLLMAAALIIVPIAAFTAVGDGPGALMAAKNPEMLDAFTKADGTALGLMGIVSLAAWGLGYFGQPHILARFKAIKSRDDIAQARRIAVTWTFIGLVGASLVGVAGIGYFDTPLADSETVFMDLVQALFHPLVAGILLAAILAAIMSTADSQLLVSSSALTEDFYKELINKDADDALLVKIGRFAVAGIAVIAWALALNPDSSVLGLVSYAWAGFGAAFGPAVILSLFWSRMNRLGCLAGILVGGITVVVWKQLSGGIFDVYEIVPGFIFATIAIVGVSLATPAPEQELLETFDKVNG, encoded by the coding sequence ATGGACATTAACGTATCAACGCTGATTACTTTTATTGCCTACCTCGGAGCAATGCTCTGGATTGGTTTGTGGGCTTATCGTAAAACCAACGATTTATCCGATTATATTCTTGGTGGCCGTTCTCTCGGTGCCTGGCCCTCGGCGTTATCCGCTGGTGCTTCCGATATGTCTGGCTGGCTGTTATTAGGTATGCCGGGTTATGCCTACGCAGCAGGCTGGGAAGCATCCTGGCTGGCCGGAGGTCTATTGTTGGGTACATACCTGAATTGGCTGATCGTCGCGCCTCGTTTACGTGAATACTCCGAAGCGGCCGGAAACAGCCTGACGTTACCGCAATATTTCAGCAACCGCTTTGGCGATAGAGTACTCATTCGCTCGATTGCCGCCTTCTTCATCCTGCTGTTCTTCCTGTTCTACACCAGCTCCGGTCTGGTTGCCGGTGGTAAGTTATTTGAAACCGTATTTGGTCTGGATTACACCATCGCCGTAACCGTAGGCACCATCGCCGTTGTATCGTACACCTTCTTTGGCGGATTCCTGGCGGTATCCTGGACTGATCTGGTGCAAGGTCTGTTAATGGCAGCCGCTCTGATTATAGTACCGATTGCGGCGTTTACCGCGGTGGGCGACGGTCCCGGTGCGCTGATGGCGGCAAAAAATCCGGAAATGTTGGATGCCTTTACCAAAGCGGATGGCACTGCTCTGGGTCTGATGGGGATTGTCTCTCTCGCCGCCTGGGGACTGGGTTACTTCGGTCAGCCGCATATTCTTGCACGCTTTAAAGCCATAAAAAGTCGTGACGACATTGCGCAGGCCCGCCGGATTGCAGTGACCTGGACTTTTATTGGTCTGGTCGGTGCTTCACTGGTTGGTGTTGCTGGTATTGGTTACTTCGATACACCACTGGCCGATTCCGAAACCGTATTTATGGATCTGGTACAGGCACTGTTTCATCCGCTGGTAGCCGGTATTTTATTGGCGGCGATTCTGGCCGCTATTATGTCGACGGCCGATTCTCAGCTGCTGGTATCGTCTTCTGCGCTGACGGAAGATTTCTATAAAGAACTGATCAACAAAGACGCCGACGATGCCCTGCTGGTTAAAATCGGTCGCTTCGCGGTAGCCGGTATCGCGGTGATTGCCTGGGCATTGGCATTGAATCCTGACAGCTCAGTACTCGGCCTGGTGTCATACGCCTGGGCTGGCTTTGGTGCTGCGTTTGGCCCAGCGGTGATTTTGTCGTTGTTTTGGTCGCGAATGAACCGTCTGGGTTGTCTGGCCGGTATTCTGGTCGGTGGTATCACCGTTGTGGTCTGGAAGCAGCTCAGCGGCGGTATATTCGATGTTTATGAGATTGTACCGGGCTTTATTTTCGCCACGATAGCCATCGTTGGTGTAAGCCTGGCCACTCCCGCTCCTGAGCAGGAATTGCTGGAAACTTTTGACAAAGTAAACGGTTAA
- a CDS encoding CotH kinase family protein — protein MKKRLAIAIMALGLSACQESPEERPVERDFDESTFVSSNLPIAIIQTNELTIPDEPKILTKFTLINAPDNVNRPDDINNLDYGQDEAHRYAGIELRGFGSQSFEKQQYGLELWTAADGTSLAGYAIGTTEDTLDDAEALEDQETELLNMAEEEDWILYAPYSDKSLMRNVLAYDLAADISGLWQPKTEFIEMFFSDENNKLDYRGVYILTEKIKRDSGRIDINKLKDDEIEGEDLTGGYILELTPTQRVASDDVAFSTRDTKMVIAYPKPKDIQPEQIAYISNYTNQFVDALYGANAEDDATGYTNFIELNSLVDYFLIHELFKNRDGFYASAYFHKDKNSKLVAGPVWDFNLSSGNDTRAANVNLSPSGWFYRDKWVAERLYNSAKFVNAFKSRWLELRNSILSNNALNQRIDDEFAKLNQGAAARNFEKWDILGKFIQGNQIPDSQSHREEVEYMRTWLLNRLAWIDSNIGNL, from the coding sequence ATGAAAAAACGATTAGCAATAGCCATCATGGCTCTGGGATTATCGGCGTGTCAGGAAAGTCCGGAAGAACGCCCTGTCGAACGTGACTTCGATGAGTCGACATTTGTCAGTTCAAATCTGCCAATAGCCATCATTCAGACCAATGAGCTGACGATACCGGATGAGCCGAAAATTCTGACGAAATTTACGCTGATTAATGCCCCGGATAACGTCAACAGACCCGACGACATCAACAACCTCGACTATGGCCAGGACGAAGCACACCGTTATGCCGGTATCGAGTTACGTGGTTTTGGTTCCCAGAGTTTCGAGAAACAACAATATGGTCTGGAATTGTGGACGGCGGCAGATGGTACCAGTCTGGCCGGTTACGCTATTGGTACCACCGAAGATACTCTCGATGACGCCGAAGCTCTGGAAGACCAGGAAACCGAATTACTCAACATGGCCGAAGAAGAAGACTGGATACTTTACGCGCCTTACTCCGACAAAAGCCTGATGCGTAATGTTCTTGCCTACGACTTAGCTGCCGACATTTCTGGTTTATGGCAGCCTAAAACTGAATTTATTGAAATGTTTTTCAGCGATGAAAATAACAAGCTGGACTATCGCGGCGTTTATATTCTGACCGAGAAGATCAAGCGTGACAGTGGTCGTATCGATATCAACAAGCTGAAAGACGACGAAATCGAAGGCGAGGATTTAACCGGTGGATACATACTGGAACTGACACCAACCCAGCGGGTAGCAAGCGATGACGTGGCGTTTTCCACCCGCGACACAAAAATGGTTATTGCCTATCCCAAACCCAAAGATATTCAGCCAGAACAAATTGCTTATATCAGTAATTACACCAACCAGTTTGTTGATGCTCTGTATGGAGCTAACGCTGAAGACGATGCCACCGGTTACACTAATTTTATTGAGCTGAATTCCCTGGTGGACTACTTTTTGATTCACGAGTTGTTTAAAAACCGCGATGGATTTTACGCCAGTGCCTATTTCCACAAGGATAAAAACAGCAAATTAGTGGCCGGTCCGGTTTGGGATTTTAATTTATCATCGGGCAACGACACTCGTGCAGCTAACGTCAACTTGTCACCATCCGGCTGGTTCTACCGTGATAAATGGGTCGCTGAACGGCTCTATAACAGTGCCAAATTTGTCAACGCCTTTAAATCCCGCTGGCTTGAACTGCGCAACAGTATACTGAGTAACAACGCGCTGAATCAGCGCATTGATGATGAGTTCGCCAAACTGAACCAGGGAGCCGCCGCACGTAACTTCGAGAAATGGGACATTCTGGGAAAATTCATTCAGGGCAATCAGATTCCCGATTCCCAGAGCCACCGCGAAGAAGTGGAGTACATGCGCACTTGGTTACTCAACCGTTTGGCATGGATTGATAGTAATATCGGTAACCTCTGA
- the nrdR gene encoding transcriptional regulator NrdR codes for MRCPFCSHPDTKVIDSRLIADGEQTRRRRECISCGERFTTFESAELLMPRIVKQDGTREPFDEAKLCSGIQRALEKRPVGVEAVESAVSRIKHDLRTTGEREIDSRVLGECVMNELRQLDQVAYVRFASVYRSFQDVSEFQAEIERMADKSNQSREKDT; via the coding sequence ATGCGTTGCCCGTTTTGTTCACATCCGGATACCAAAGTTATTGATTCACGTCTGATTGCAGACGGCGAACAAACGCGTCGTCGTCGCGAATGTATCAGTTGCGGTGAACGTTTCACTACTTTTGAAAGCGCAGAACTGCTCATGCCTCGTATCGTCAAACAAGATGGTACCCGCGAACCCTTTGATGAAGCCAAACTCTGCTCTGGTATCCAACGCGCATTGGAAAAACGTCCGGTAGGCGTCGAAGCCGTTGAATCCGCGGTATCACGTATCAAGCATGATCTTCGTACTACCGGTGAACGAGAAATCGACAGCCGTGTACTGGGTGAATGCGTTATGAATGAGTTACGTCAGCTGGATCAGGTTGCCTACGTGCGCTTTGCCTCAGTTTACCGCTCGTTTCAGGACGTTTCAGAGTTTCAGGCAGAAATTGAACGCATGGCTGATAAGTCAAACCAGTCCCGCGAGAAAGATACATGA
- the ribD gene encoding bifunctional diaminohydroxyphosphoribosylaminopyrimidine deaminase/5-amino-6-(5-phosphoribosylamino)uracil reductase RibD: MSRDQVYMARALKLARLGMYSTSPNPRVGCILVKDDEIIGEGWHQKAGEGHAEVNALRAAGDKAEGATAYVTLEPCSHFGRTPPCAQGLINAKVARVVGAMTDPNPQVAGRGYSMLREAGIDVVESCLQDEAEAINIGFIQRMRSGLPYVRAKLAHSLDGRTAMASGESQWITGAQARRDVQRLRARSCAIVTGVDSVLIDDPSMTVRPAESGIQQEVRLWRQPLRVVIDGENRLTAKANLLKQPGDILIATRSEPAIKPSRPAGSGALNYWVSPPTVNGKVDLNALVRYLGEQGNNEILLESGARLTGAFAAQNLIDELVLYCAPTLLGRSARPLLSLDFSEMKQQIRWHWEDVRMVGNDLRLTLTPEQNDKTASVAEEATEK, from the coding sequence ATGAGCCGCGACCAGGTCTACATGGCAAGAGCGTTAAAGCTCGCGCGTTTGGGAATGTACTCCACCAGCCCTAATCCACGGGTGGGCTGCATACTGGTAAAAGATGACGAAATTATCGGCGAAGGCTGGCATCAGAAGGCCGGTGAAGGTCACGCTGAGGTGAATGCCCTGAGAGCCGCCGGCGACAAAGCCGAGGGGGCAACTGCCTACGTCACGCTTGAACCCTGCTCCCACTTTGGCCGCACACCGCCTTGTGCCCAGGGACTCATCAATGCCAAAGTGGCGCGCGTTGTCGGAGCGATGACCGACCCGAATCCTCAGGTTGCCGGGCGCGGTTACAGCATGTTGCGTGAAGCCGGTATTGACGTCGTTGAATCCTGTCTGCAAGACGAAGCTGAGGCCATCAACATTGGTTTTATTCAACGGATGCGCAGCGGCTTACCCTATGTTCGTGCAAAACTGGCGCACAGCCTTGATGGTCGCACTGCGATGGCCAGTGGTGAAAGCCAGTGGATCACCGGAGCGCAAGCGCGCCGGGATGTTCAGCGTTTACGGGCCCGCTCCTGCGCCATTGTGACCGGGGTTGATTCGGTATTAATCGATGACCCATCTATGACCGTCCGCCCAGCCGAAAGCGGTATTCAACAGGAAGTACGTCTCTGGCGTCAGCCACTGCGTGTTGTCATTGATGGTGAAAATCGCTTAACCGCAAAAGCTAACTTGCTGAAACAACCTGGCGACATTCTCATTGCCACGCGGTCTGAACCCGCAATCAAACCATCACGACCTGCCGGTAGCGGCGCGTTGAACTATTGGGTATCACCACCAACCGTCAACGGCAAAGTCGACCTGAATGCTCTGGTTCGTTATCTGGGTGAACAGGGAAATAACGAAATTTTGCTGGAGAGTGGTGCCCGGCTTACCGGCGCTTTTGCCGCCCAAAACCTGATTGATGAGCTGGTGTTGTATTGTGCTCCAACCCTGCTGGGGAGAAGCGCCAGACCACTGCTATCATTAGATTTCAGTGAAATGAAACAGCAAATTCGCTGGCACTGGGAAGACGTGCGTATGGTGGGTAACGACCTGCGTTTAACACTGACTCCTGAACAGAATGATAAGACGGCCTCCGTCGCAGAAGAGGCAACAGAAAAGTAA
- a CDS encoding riboflavin synthase, protein MFTGIIEAVGSVASVENKQGDLRLSIHTGSLDLADVKLGDSIATNGVCLTVVALPGDGFVADVSRESLAHTQIGAWTKGSAVNLEKAMMPSTRMGGHIVTGHVDGLGTIKKRNADARSIQFVIEPPAHLKKYIAAKGSITVDGVSLTANALNPNGFELNIVPHTAEETTLYAAKEGQQVHLEVDIIARYLEQLLTGGKDQPATYNAAQAEKSSIDQAFLARNGFWK, encoded by the coding sequence ATGTTTACCGGAATTATTGAAGCCGTTGGCTCTGTGGCCAGCGTCGAAAACAAACAAGGTGATTTACGCCTGAGTATTCACACCGGATCACTTGATCTGGCGGATGTAAAACTGGGTGACAGCATTGCAACTAATGGTGTGTGCTTAACCGTGGTAGCACTACCTGGGGATGGCTTTGTTGCTGATGTATCCCGCGAATCCCTGGCACACACTCAGATTGGCGCCTGGACCAAAGGCTCTGCCGTTAATCTGGAAAAAGCCATGATGCCGAGCACACGCATGGGTGGCCACATCGTCACCGGTCATGTGGATGGTCTGGGTACCATAAAAAAGCGTAACGCAGATGCACGCTCCATTCAGTTTGTGATTGAACCGCCGGCGCATCTGAAAAAATACATCGCCGCCAAAGGCTCGATCACCGTTGATGGTGTCAGCCTGACGGCCAATGCCCTGAACCCCAATGGTTTTGAGCTGAATATTGTTCCGCACACCGCGGAAGAAACAACCCTGTACGCCGCCAAAGAAGGTCAGCAGGTTCATCTCGAAGTTGATATTATCGCGCGTTATTTAGAACAGCTGTTGACCGGTGGTAAAGACCAACCAGCTACATACAACGCTGCCCAAGCTGAAAAAAGCAGTATCGACCAGGCTTTCCTGGCGAGAAACGGTTTCTGGAAATAG
- the ribBA gene encoding bifunctional 3,4-dihydroxy-2-butanone-4-phosphate synthase/GTP cyclohydrolase II, with product MPLNKIEDIIEDIRNGKMVILMDDEDRENEGDIIIAAEKVTPEIINFMATEARGLICLTLSGERCDFLGLPAMVTGNGAKFSTPFTVSIEAAEGVTTGISAADRARTIQVAVDASSKPEDIVQPGHIFPLRARPGGVLSRAGHTEAGCDLARLAGLTPSSAIVEIMNADGTMARRPDLEVFAEKHGIKIGTIADLIHYRIANEKTVELTTKEAVHTEFGEFQLHTFRDNIQNETHIALTMGDISEQDPTLVRVQTTNTLRDVLGIRKTESESWSSTKAMAKIAEEGKGVLVLLSAGQQENICDSMDQHFGRVRPQRSPNTDSSGAFLTIGTGSQILRDLGVKKMRLLSSETRYAGLSGFDLEIEEYLPYSE from the coding sequence ATGCCCCTGAATAAGATTGAAGACATTATTGAAGATATCCGCAACGGTAAAATGGTTATCCTGATGGATGACGAGGACCGTGAAAATGAAGGTGACATCATCATTGCTGCGGAAAAAGTAACCCCTGAAATCATCAACTTTATGGCGACGGAAGCCCGTGGTCTGATCTGCTTAACCTTAAGTGGTGAGCGTTGCGATTTCCTGGGCTTACCGGCGATGGTGACAGGCAATGGCGCAAAATTCTCCACCCCCTTCACGGTATCCATTGAAGCGGCTGAGGGTGTAACCACCGGTATTTCCGCCGCCGATCGTGCCCGCACGATCCAGGTAGCAGTTGATGCCAGTAGCAAGCCAGAAGACATTGTTCAGCCGGGACATATTTTCCCGTTGCGCGCCCGTCCGGGCGGTGTACTGAGCCGTGCTGGTCATACAGAAGCCGGTTGCGATTTAGCCCGTCTGGCGGGTCTGACTCCATCGTCTGCCATCGTTGAAATTATGAATGCCGATGGCACCATGGCGCGCCGCCCTGATCTGGAAGTATTTGCTGAAAAACACGGTATCAAAATCGGCACTATTGCTGACTTGATTCACTACCGTATCGCCAACGAAAAAACCGTTGAGCTGACGACTAAAGAGGCTGTTCACACTGAATTTGGTGAATTCCAGCTGCATACTTTCCGCGACAACATTCAGAATGAAACCCATATCGCCTTAACCATGGGTGATATTTCGGAACAAGACCCAACGCTGGTTCGTGTACAAACGACCAACACACTGCGCGACGTGTTAGGTATCCGTAAAACCGAATCCGAAAGCTGGTCATCCACCAAAGCTATGGCAAAGATTGCCGAAGAAGGTAAAGGCGTTCTGGTACTGCTTTCTGCAGGCCAGCAAGAAAATATTTGCGACAGCATGGATCAGCATTTTGGCCGTGTCCGCCCACAACGCAGTCCGAATACCGATAGCTCAGGTGCGTTCCTGACGATTGGTACCGGCTCACAAATTCTGCGCGATCTCGGTGTTAAAAAGATGCGCCTGTTAAGCAGTGAAACCAGATACGCAGGTCTGTCTGGCTTCGACTTGGAAATTGAAGAATATTTGCCCTACTCAGAATAA
- the ribE gene encoding 6,7-dimethyl-8-ribityllumazine synthase — translation MSLEIIEGDLTPNDGKYAIVVGRWNAFVVESLLEGAVDSLTRHGVDIENITVIRVPGAMEIPLATKKVADSGKYDAIITLGAVIRGGTPHFEYVSAECTKGLGQVSLQSGIPVSFGVLTVDSIEQAIERSGTKAGNKGEEAAMSAFEMVNLIKALEA, via the coding sequence ATGAGCTTAGAAATTATCGAAGGTGATTTAACTCCAAACGACGGTAAATACGCCATTGTTGTAGGTCGTTGGAATGCATTTGTTGTAGAGAGTTTGCTGGAGGGTGCGGTTGATTCTTTGACTCGCCACGGTGTTGATATCGAGAACATCACAGTTATCCGTGTTCCGGGTGCAATGGAAATTCCGCTGGCGACCAAAAAAGTGGCTGATAGTGGCAAGTACGATGCCATCATCACTCTGGGTGCCGTTATCCGCGGAGGTACACCACACTTCGAATACGTTTCTGCCGAGTGTACTAAAGGTTTGGGTCAGGTTTCTTTACAGTCCGGAATCCCGGTTTCTTTCGGTGTTCTGACTGTTGATTCTATCGAACAGGCTATCGAACGCTCAGGTACAAAAGCAGGTAACAAAGGCGAAGAAGCTGCAATGTCTGCCTTTGAAATGGTTAATCTGATCAAAGCTCTGGAGGCGTAA
- the nusB gene encoding transcription antitermination factor NusB, whose product MASTPGNPAAQGNHSGGKKTSPAARRKARRFAVQAIYQWQLAGANLAAIEAEFRTDNDMSKVDLEYFHDILHGVPREKSELDKKIEPLLDRRLDELTPVELAILRLGAYEMVHRIDVPYKVVINESVELAKTFGATDGHKYVNGILDKLAQRDRMVEIRGPRAKKS is encoded by the coding sequence ATGGCCAGCACTCCCGGTAACCCAGCCGCCCAGGGCAACCACTCTGGCGGTAAAAAAACCAGCCCGGCCGCTCGTCGTAAAGCACGACGTTTTGCCGTACAAGCCATTTACCAATGGCAGTTGGCTGGTGCAAATTTGGCAGCAATTGAGGCTGAATTTCGTACCGACAACGACATGAGCAAAGTGGATCTGGAGTACTTCCACGATATTCTGCATGGAGTGCCGCGTGAAAAGTCCGAGCTGGACAAAAAAATCGAACCTCTGCTGGATCGCCGTTTAGACGAATTAACCCCGGTCGAGTTAGCGATTTTACGTCTGGGTGCTTATGAAATGGTTCATCGCATCGACGTACCTTACAAGGTCGTCATTAACGAATCGGTTGAATTAGCGAAAACCTTTGGCGCCACCGATGGTCACAAATACGTAAATGGTATTTTGGATAAACTTGCCCAGCGTGATCGTATGGTGGAAATTCGCGGCCCAAGAGCGAAAAAGTCCTGA